The genomic region TTGACATATAAAAGTCACAATCACAGATATTGCCAAGCCAAACATCATTCTCATTTATCATAAAATCTCCTTTTGGAAAACACATCGGGGACGATCCATCACAACATCCGCCACTTTGATGAAACATGAGTTCGCCATGGGTTTCCTTTAACTTGCCAATGACCTCTTCGGCCTCAGGGGTTACCAAAACTCTTTTTACGACCTTCATTTTTAAAAGAATCCCATTGCTTTTTTATCATAGGAAATCAGCATATTTTTCGTCTGTCTGTAATGTGCCAGCATCATTTTATGGTTTTCCCTTCCGATACCGGATTTTTTATAACCACCAAAAGGAGCATGGGCAGGATACAAATGATAACAGTTTACCCAAACGCGACCCGCCTGCACGGCCCTTGAAATTTTGTAGGCTTGATGGGTGTCGCGGGTCCATACCCCGGCACCTAACCCATATAACGTATCATTGGCAATCTCAATAGCCTCCGCTTCGTCTTTAAAAGTAGTGACGCATACGACAGGGCCAAATATTTCTTCTTGAAAAACACGCATCTTGTTATTTCCTTTGAGTATTGTAGGTTGAATATAATAACCGCCTTCAAGCCC from Costertonia aggregata harbors:
- a CDS encoding DUF779 domain-containing protein, which translates into the protein MKVVKRVLVTPEAEEVIGKLKETHGELMFHQSGGCCDGSSPMCFPKGDFMINENDVWLGNICDCDFYMSKDQFEYWKHTQLTVGIVKGRGASFSLEIPMGIRFIIHSKLFTEEERHNLEPIHLGEE